In Fusarium oxysporum Fo47 chromosome XII, complete sequence, one DNA window encodes the following:
- a CDS encoding cytochrome P450, with amino-acid sequence MILQAMDLSKYITPLLAGQYPLGGAVLVAVVAFVLLMLIAPKDSIPVINKYPNDWFLSKAHMAFITNADALIKQGFAKFNKPFRMITLLGDRIVLPADHFEWMRRHGPHLDHQPLVSKDFFAGYPGFDGTAAISDPSKLLANVIKKKLVQNPHVSKLHNNVRKDLLAAWPEQSDDWKAVDWAKDGVSLISRMSASVFVGEELSRDETWQQVSTNYGMTVFLAARALRAWPRLLRPIVQWFLPACKSCRAEVQRAREVLHKNLAKRAAEDKEHDDSISWFGEIAGGKSYDPVAAQLGMSMAAVVTTSELLKQTIIEICAHDLVAPLREEVEAVVAEHGWSPAALTNMRLLDSVIKETQRLNSAVIVNLDRQVLSPVTLPNGQYLPKGTAISIYMSQLRNPEVYDNPDTFDAYRYVKLRAQGGKWIYASSATSTSEDHFVFGIGKPICPGRFFAIAEVKTAIATILLDYEVRLAEGYKPKLMPFGFELFADPGVQLEVKRRS; translated from the exons ATGATCCTGCAGGCAATGGATCTCAGCAAATACATCACCCCGCTACTTGCGGGACAGTATCCTTTGGGAGGAGCTGTGCTTGTCGCCGTCGTCGCATTCGTGCTTCTGATGCTGATCGCGCCGAAAGACAGTATCCCTGTTATCAATAAATATCCTAACGACTGGTTCTTGAGCAAGGCTCATATGGCCTTTATCACTAATGCTGATGCCCTCATCAAACAGGGGTTTGCCAAG TTTAATAAGCCTTTCCGCATGATCACACTCCTGGGAGATAGAATAGTCCTCCCTGCCGACCATTTCGAGTGGATGAGACGCCATGGTCCCCATCTTGATCACCAACCGCTGGTGTCCAAG GATTTCTTTGCAGGTTATCCTGGATTTGATGGCACGGCAGCCATATCGGACCCGTCTAAACTTTTGGCCAACgttatcaagaagaagctcgtTCAAAACCCTC ATGTTAGCAAGCTACACAATAATGTGCGAAAAGACTTACTGGCAGCTTGGCCCGAACAAAGTGACG ATTGGAAAGCAGTCGACTGGGCCAAGGATGGTGTCAGCCTTATCAGCCGGATGTCCGCGTCGGTATTTGTTGGCGAGGAGCTGTCGCGCGACGAGACATGGCAGCAGGTCAGTACTAACTACGGTATGACCGTGTTCCTTGCGGCTCGCGCGTTGCGAGCATGGCCGCGATTGCTGAGACCTATTGTACAATGGTTCCTCCCGGCTTGCAAGAGTTGCAGAGCAGAAGTCCAGCGCGCCCGCGAAGTCTTGCACAAGAACCTCGCTAAGAGGGCGGCCGAAGACAAAGAGCACGACGATTCCATTAGCTGGTTTGGCGAGATTGCGGGCGGTAAGAGCTATGATCCTGTCGCCGCCCAGCTTGGAATGTCTATGGCTGCTGTGGTGACTACCTCGGAGCTATTGAAGCAGACGATCATTGAGATATGCGCCCACGACCTGGTTGCTCCCCTCCGAGAGGAGGTGGAAGCCGTGGTTGCCGAGCATGGATGGTCTCCTGCTGCGCTGACCAATATGCGCTTGCTCGATAGCGTCATCAAGGAGACACAGAGATTGAACTCTGCAGTTATAG TCAATCTCGACCGTCAGGTCCTATCGCCGGTCACCCTACCTAACGGCCAGTACCTACCCAAAGGGACAGCTATCTCAATCTACATGTCGCAGCTCCGGAACCCCGAGGTATATGATAACCCAGACACCTTCGATGCATACCGCTATGTGAAGCTTCGTGCGCAGGGTGGGAAGTGGATCTATGCTAGCTCGGCTACTTCCACGAGTGAGGATCATTTCGTGTTTGGTATTGGTAAACCTATTTGCCCAGGGCGATTTTTTGCTATCGCCGAGGTGAAGACAGCTATTGCTACCATCTTACTAGACTATGAAGTGCGGCTAGCTGAGGGATACAAACCGAAGCTGATGCCATTTGGCTTTGAGCTGTTCGCCGATCCGGGAGTCCAATTGGAGGTCAAGCGGAGATCATAG